The Engystomops pustulosus chromosome 4, aEngPut4.maternal, whole genome shotgun sequence genome contains a region encoding:
- the C4H17orf114 gene encoding uncharacterized protein C17orf114 homolog, with amino-acid sequence MGVKSLRCFPWYGRRKERKRSKTSQEEPPAAPSPQEEKPRLQSTNSVGSDGEGRAYFSGKARVSFRHQMDSTMFVNDSTF; translated from the exons ATGGGGGTGAAGTCTCTCCGGTGCTTCCCCTGGTACGGGAGAAGGAAAGAGCGGAAAAGAAGCAAAACAAGTCAAGAAG AGCCCCCCGCGGCCCCCAGTCCTCAGGAGGAGAAGCCCAGGCTGCAGTCCACCAATTCGGTGGGCAGTGACGGGGAGGGCCGGGCCTACTTCAGTGGTAAAGCGCGCGTGTCCTTCCGCCACCAGATGGACTCCACCATGTTTGTCAATGACTCCACCTTCTGA